In Gemmatimonadales bacterium, a single window of DNA contains:
- a CDS encoding NADH-quinone oxidoreductase subunit M, with the protein MSQFLESISYGQWILHALVLLPLIGVLPVLLGGEAAAKWTALVVTTLEFLLSLGLWWALDPGSGNLQLVSAAPWIPSWGITYRVGIDGISLVMVLLTTALMPLSVLASWRYITRRERGFYALMLVLLTGMVGVFIALDLFLFYIYFEVMLIPMYFIIGIWGGTNRLYAAIKFFIYTMAGSLLMLVAILVMVWKIQTATGTLSFGYEHLLENASALGRAAPWLFAAFAVAFAIKVPIFPFHTWLPDAHVEAPTAGSVLLASVMLKIGTYGFLRFGVPFFPQVALSPAVSSLMVTLAVIGIVYGALVAMVQPDVKKLVAYSSVSHMGFVMLGIWGLTLQSVQGALMVMISHGLSTGALFLLIGMLYERRHTRLIEDYGGIARVVPVFSLILTVVALSSIGLPGLNGFVGEFLVLLGSFTAFPWATGIATTGVIFAAAYLLWALQRMIFNRLDDRENEHLSDLSGRELAVLLPILVGIVWLGLYPAPVLRRTETASRQYLDAALSRTARAPTAMLPAGVSEPGAAR; encoded by the coding sequence ATGAGCCAGTTTCTCGAGTCCATCTCCTACGGTCAGTGGATCCTCCACGCCCTCGTCCTGCTCCCGCTGATCGGCGTCCTCCCGGTGCTGCTGGGGGGAGAGGCCGCCGCCAAATGGACCGCCCTGGTCGTCACCACCCTCGAGTTCCTCCTCTCGCTCGGGCTCTGGTGGGCGCTCGATCCGGGCAGCGGGAACCTGCAGCTGGTGAGTGCCGCGCCCTGGATCCCGAGCTGGGGTATCACCTATCGGGTCGGGATCGATGGGATCTCCCTGGTCATGGTCCTCCTCACCACAGCGCTCATGCCGTTGAGCGTGCTTGCGAGCTGGCGCTACATCACCCGGCGGGAGCGCGGCTTCTACGCCCTCATGTTGGTCCTGCTCACCGGCATGGTTGGGGTGTTCATCGCACTCGACCTGTTCCTCTTCTACATCTATTTCGAGGTAATGCTCATCCCGATGTACTTCATCATCGGGATCTGGGGCGGAACCAACCGGCTCTACGCCGCGATCAAGTTCTTCATCTACACCATGGCCGGCTCGCTGCTCATGCTGGTGGCCATCCTGGTGATGGTCTGGAAAATCCAGACGGCCACCGGGACGCTCTCGTTCGGGTACGAGCATCTCCTGGAGAACGCCTCCGCGCTGGGGCGGGCGGCACCCTGGCTCTTCGCCGCGTTCGCCGTGGCCTTTGCCATCAAGGTGCCGATCTTCCCCTTCCACACCTGGCTTCCCGACGCGCACGTGGAGGCGCCGACCGCCGGCAGCGTCCTGCTGGCCAGCGTGATGCTCAAGATCGGGACCTACGGCTTCCTCCGCTTCGGGGTGCCATTCTTTCCCCAGGTCGCGCTGAGCCCGGCGGTGAGCAGCCTGATGGTGACGCTGGCCGTGATCGGCATCGTGTACGGCGCGCTGGTGGCGATGGTCCAGCCCGACGTCAAGAAGCTGGTGGCGTATTCCTCGGTGAGCCACATGGGCTTCGTGATGCTGGGGATCTGGGGACTCACGCTGCAGAGCGTACAGGGGGCGCTGATGGTGATGATCAGCCACGGCCTCTCGACCGGCGCGCTCTTCCTCCTCATCGGGATGCTCTACGAGCGGCGCCACACCCGGCTGATCGAGGACTACGGCGGCATCGCGCGAGTGGTGCCGGTGTTCAGTCTGATTCTCACCGTGGTGGCGCTCTCCTCCATCGGGCTCCCCGGGCTCAACGGCTTCGTGGGTGAGTTCCTCGTCCTGCTGGGGAGCTTCACCGCCTTTCCCTGGGCCACCGGGATCGCCACCACCGGTGTGATCTTCGCCGCGGCCTATCTGCTCTGGGCGCTCCAGCGGATGATCTTCAACCGCCTCGACGACCGGGAGAACGAGCACCTGTCCGACCTCTCGGGCCGGGAGCTGGCCGTCCTGCTGCCGATCCTGGTGGGCATCGTCTGGCTGGGACTGTATCCCGCGCCGGTGCTGCGGCGGACCGAGACCGCCAGCCGGCAGTACCTCGACGCGGCTCTGTCGCGCACCGCCCGGGCGCCGACCGCGATGCTGCCAGCCGGCGTGAGCGAGCCCGGAGCGGCCCGATGA
- a CDS encoding NADH-quinone oxidoreductase subunit N: MIRLDLSTPWGITVGLLPEILLSFWALIVLLVLSWRHQTAADSRLAGWLSFVGVVVSAAGLAALWGNDAQADGLAQMVALDPYRYAAEAVALISAGGTILLSLGYLERERLLAPEYYPLVLLATAGMMFLAGAEDLIVLFLGLEVMSVAVYALAGFSRASPFSSEAALKYFLIGAFASGFLLYGIALTYGATGTTNLSLIGAQLSSGHLPLIAALGLGLLLIGFGFKTASVPFHMWAPDVYDGSPTPVTGFMATGVKAAAFAALVRVLMEGFASAVSLWQPVIAAMAIATMVVGNLVALSQRSLKRMLAYSSIAHAGYLLVGVWPGSFVGAGSVLLYLLAYSLATLASFGFLAVLGRNGERDVTYDDLAGLAATRPAIAFGLSVCMLSLLGFPGTFGFIGKWYILSAVVARGHYILPVILVLTSVISAGYYLPVIMGMYMRPSPGPERYQSVRLSPAAAGTVLVSVVVVIVLGFWPGGLLDVAGQSAARLTQTGLPFAGR, encoded by the coding sequence ATGATACGACTCGATCTGAGTACCCCCTGGGGCATCACGGTCGGACTCCTGCCCGAGATTCTGCTCTCCTTCTGGGCGCTGATCGTCCTGTTGGTCCTGAGCTGGCGTCACCAGACCGCGGCCGACAGCCGGCTCGCCGGATGGCTCAGCTTCGTGGGTGTGGTGGTGAGCGCCGCCGGACTGGCGGCACTCTGGGGCAACGACGCCCAGGCCGATGGCCTGGCCCAGATGGTGGCTCTGGATCCCTACCGCTACGCCGCCGAAGCCGTTGCCCTCATCTCCGCGGGCGGGACGATCCTGCTGTCGCTTGGCTACCTCGAGCGCGAGCGGCTGCTGGCGCCGGAGTATTACCCGCTGGTGCTGTTGGCCACGGCCGGCATGATGTTTCTGGCGGGCGCCGAAGACCTCATCGTCCTTTTCCTTGGCCTCGAGGTCATGTCGGTGGCGGTCTATGCTCTGGCGGGCTTCAGCCGCGCCAGCCCTTTCTCCTCCGAGGCCGCGCTCAAGTATTTCCTGATCGGGGCCTTTGCCTCGGGATTCCTGCTCTACGGCATCGCGCTGACGTATGGCGCCACCGGGACGACCAATCTCTCCCTCATCGGGGCGCAGCTCTCCAGCGGCCACCTGCCGCTCATCGCCGCGCTGGGCCTGGGCCTGCTGCTGATCGGGTTCGGCTTCAAGACCGCCTCGGTGCCGTTCCACATGTGGGCGCCGGACGTCTATGACGGGTCGCCCACCCCGGTCACCGGCTTCATGGCGACCGGGGTGAAGGCCGCCGCCTTCGCCGCGCTGGTGCGGGTGCTGATGGAGGGGTTCGCCTCCGCCGTGAGTCTCTGGCAACCGGTGATCGCCGCCATGGCGATCGCCACGATGGTCGTCGGCAATCTGGTCGCGCTGTCGCAGCGGTCGCTCAAGCGGATGCTGGCCTACAGCTCGATCGCGCACGCGGGATACCTGCTGGTGGGCGTCTGGCCGGGCTCCTTCGTGGGCGCGGGGTCGGTGCTGCTCTACCTGCTGGCGTACTCGCTGGCGACGCTCGCGAGCTTCGGCTTCCTGGCGGTCCTGGGGCGGAACGGCGAGCGCGACGTGACCTACGACGACCTTGCCGGTCTTGCGGCCACCCGGCCGGCCATCGCCTTCGGGCTCAGCGTCTGCATGCTCTCCCTGCTGGGCTTTCCCGGCACCTTCGGCTTCATCGGCAAGTGGTACATCCTCTCCGCGGTGGTGGCGCGGGGGCACTATATCCTTCCGGTGATCCTGGTGCTGACCAGCGTGATCTCGGCGGGCTACTACCTCCCGGTGATCATGGGCATGTACATGCGGCCGTCGCCCGGGCCCGAGCGCTACCAGAGCGTGCGACTCTCGCCGGCGGCCGCCGGTACGGTGCTGGTCTCGGTGGTCGTCGTCATCGTGCTCGGGTTCTGGCCCGGAGGGCTGCTCGACGTGGCCGGCCAGAGCGCGGCACGGCTCACCCAGACTGGGCTGCCGTTCGCCGGACGATGA